One Dehalococcoidia bacterium genomic window, GCTACGGGGGGGCCATCAGCGCCGCCGAGTTCCTGCACTTCTTCGTGGAGGACACCCCCTGGGTGCACATAGACATGGCCCCCACCGACAACGTGGACCGGGACAAGGGCATCTGGGTGAAGGGGGCCACGGGCATCCCCACCCGCACCCTGGTGCAGCTGCTGCTGGACCTGGCCCGGGAGGGCTGAGGATGGCCCGGGCCAGTCAGGAGGAGCTGCTCTCCCTGGCCCAGGCCATACGAGAGCGCTGCATCCGCCGCGGCGAGTTCCGCCTGGCCTCCGGCCTGCCCGCCCGATACTATTACGATGGCAAACAGGTGACGCTGCACCCCCGCTGGGCGGAGGTCATCGGCCGCCTGCTGCTGGCCCCGCTGCAGAACTGGGGTGCGCAGGCCGTAGGGGGAATGGCTACCGGGGCCATCCCCATCGCTGTAGCCGCCTCCCTGGCCGCCTTGAAAGAAGGCCAGGAGCTGCCCGTCTTCTACGTGCGGGAAGGGCGGAAGGAGCACGGCGCTCGGGACGAGGTGGCCGGCGCCGACCTGGT contains:
- the pyrE gene encoding orotate phosphoribosyltransferase, with amino-acid sequence MARASQEELLSLAQAIRERCIRRGEFRLASGLPARYYYDGKQVTLHPRWAEVIGRLLLAPLQNWGAQAVGGMATGAIPIAVAASLAALKEGQELPVFYVREGRKEHGARDEVAGADLVRGLPVAIVEDVVTTGGSSLRAAAAVEALGCRVVGVAALVERHEGGSRNIRERGYPFFRLFYTDEEGNLYLDETARALALTTG